Proteins encoded within one genomic window of Episyrphus balteatus chromosome 1, idEpiBalt1.1, whole genome shotgun sequence:
- the LOC129905408 gene encoding UPF0746 protein DDB_G0281095-like — MATITLEDLKSLLKQQKEEILQNINEATDRVIKNTDEKVGIISERVDKLEKIVETQGNIIEKQEIMCYKQEKRIAQLEVGLRKNNLIIFKVEETESNADELKVLVINIINNSNEDFQITINDIENCYRLGKTTQEKTRPIRLTFKSYEQKQKILQTKKSLANYSIAEDLPKSLLEARKPLVPKLIEFKKQGKRAYFNLDELVVDGKVWKESTDYDSENSRKRTRSTENSPPRQSKVTNISKPKTKTTIIGSTELNPKKQAINPMRKFLSQQSTNEYLNRTLSPKNNEDQHQHQHQHQHQHQHQHQHQHQHQHQHQHQHQHQHQHQHQHQHQHQHQHQHQHQHQHQHQQQQHQQQQQQQQQQQQQQQQHQQHQQQQQQWLRQQWQQKQQHQQQQHQQQQWLRQQWQQQQQQQRQQHQHQQQQQQQQQQQQQQQQQQWLRQQWQQQQQQQRQQHQHQQQQHHQQQQTQQHQHENQNQHHYYHQHQRQHLLQQQNQQYQQHRQNHQQHHHQQHQQEQQEHQHQQQQQQEEHQHQQQQQQQQQQQHHHQQHLQQQQQNIIGSVSNITEIENITVLAYNIQGLNNKLMNVDFIHFIHKFEIFFLFETFITNDNISKFSKYFTNYKLHWVPAVKTKKFGRASGGSLFGYRLDKIVGSYIEYNEQIVLQLKDEKEELYILPTYLNCNHWNRDFNKLAETIQVIAKENLMVIGDMNARTGDLKINETSFVIS; from the exons ATGGCAACTATTACTCTGGAAGATCTTAAATCccttttaaaacaacaaaaagaggAAATTCTTCAAAACATTAATGAAGCCACCGACAGAGTGATTAAAAATACGGATGAGAAAGTAGGAATCATTTCAGAAAGAGTGGATAAGCTGGAGAAAATCGTAGAAACACAGGGAAATATAatagaaaaacaagaaattatgtgttataaacaagaaaaaagaatagCGCAGCTAGAAGTAGGTctgagaaaaaataatttaataatatttaaagtaGAAGAAACTGAATCAAATGCAGATGAACTCAAAGTACTTGTTATTAACATCATAAACAATAGCAACGAAGACTTTCAAATAACAATAAATGACATTGAAAACTGCTACCGTTTAGGAAAAACTACACAAGAAAAAACGAGACCAATTCGTCTTACATTCAAAAGCtacgaacaaaaacaaaagattctccaaacaaaaaaatcgctTGCTAATTACAGTATCGCAGAGGATCTCCCGAAATCGCTTCTTGAGGCTAGAAAACCTCTGGTCCCAAAactgatcgagttcaaaaaacaAGGTAAAAGAGCATACTTTAATCTGGATGAATTAGTAGTAGACGGAAAAGTTTGGAAAGAAAGCACAGACTACGACTCAGAAAACTCTAGAAAAAGAACCCGCTCTACAGAAAATTCACCCCCGCGACAATCAAAAGTTACGAACATCagcaaaccaaaaacaaaaacaactataATTGGATCAACAGAACTGAATCCAAAAAAACAAGCCATAAACCCAATGAGAAAGTTTCTATCACAGCAGAGTACGAACGAATATCTGAACAGAACGCTATCGCCTAAAAACAACGAAG atcaacatcaacatcaacatcaacatcaacatcaacatcaacatcaacatcaacatcaacatcaacatcaacatcaacatcaacatcaacatcaacatcaacatcaacatcaacatcaacatcaacatcaacatcaacatcaacatcaacatcaacatcaacatcaacatcaacatcaacaacaacaacaccaacaacaacaacaacaacaacaacaacaacaacaacaacaacaacaacaccaacaacaccaacaacaacaacaacagtggTTACGGCAGCAGTGGcagcaaaaacaacaacaccaacaacaacaacaccaacaacaacagtgGTTACGGCAGCAGtggcagcaacaacaacaacaacaacgacaacaacatcaacatcaacaacaacaacaacaacaacagcaacaacaacaacaacaacaacaacaacagtggTTACGGCAGCAGtggcagcaacaacaacaacaacaacgacaacaacatcaacatcaacaacaacaacatcaccaacaacaacaaacacaacaacatcaacacgAAAACCAAAACCAACACCATTACTATCACCAACACCAACGCCAACACCTACTCCAACAACAAAACCAACAGTACCAACAGCACCGACAAAACCATCAACAACATCATCACCAGCAACACCAACAAGAACAACAagaacatcaacaccaacaacaacaacaacaagaagaacatcaacaccaacaacaacaacaacaacaacagcagcagcaacaccaccaccaacaacatctacaacagcaacaacagaaTATTATTGGCAGTGTTTCAAATATTactgaaatagaaaatataactGTACTAGCATACAATATTCAGGgccttaataataaattaatgaatgtcGATTTCATCCATTTTATACAtaaattcgaaatattttttctttttgaaacatTTATAACTAATGATAATATAAGTAAATTTagtaaatattttacaaattataaactaCATTGGGTACCAGcagtaaaaactaaaaagttcGGGAGAGCAAGTGGAGGATCCTTATTTGGATACAGATTGGATAAAATTGTTGGCTCATACATTGAATACAATGAACAAATAGTATTGCAACTAAAAGATGAAAAAGAAGAACTATATATATTGCCAACCTATCTAAACTGCAACCACTGGAATCGTGATTTTAACAAACTAGCAGAAACAATTCAAGTAAttgcaaaagaaaatttaatggtAATTGGTGACATGAATGCACGTACTGGAGACCTGAAAATTAATGAAACGAGCTTTGTAATATCATGA
- the LOC129907266 gene encoding integrator complex subunit 14-like has product MPTIIALDVSLSMQRYIPGRADDNAISYYQLAIKGINQFLEHLANNSKLEFVSYVTFSGEFEVRVDFTRDYDQIRHAIKKQVHFDSSSLETLLKGVNDVLSSNWGVQNLCQVVVFTDCGLGFGSKSLMATICGLTTNPTQFDWLHGLSSTKLNLICMGISSEYYFSKAVSIYQKFIDVSGLKGVLFQPKQNDQSIQEDSRNVSIRKSELGRTVMHEIIELFCESSYKPFETILKCGGYFRMESPILIWPPPTLSNDQSTAQLFLPCNNVQICGYVGLSDIGSPASLSRHLIVPKMDREKHNRRSSDKFTKTRNESQFSSNELEKLESEIRTFYLKADGNEEDLTRSSSQSENQRESLCVLLHGALKIENMAALVLLSDNWFGFIYTFADSKKKSNLMLNVLPQENNAIPWLGDLRQFGMIDDFLINETSSFPVKSEKRSYSQNFVIWIKQSSLQSDIQKVLRHAKKIPEKTQHFYKELNRIRRAALSIGFIELIEILASIFEREVVGLPSSTNPECTLQLKHSAIELRKTAGKDLKNSIIPLTSDFNP; this is encoded by the coding sequence ATGCCAACAATAATAGCTCTCGATGTGTCTCTGTCAATGCAACGCTACATTCCCGGCCGTGCTGACGATAATGCCATTTCCTACTACCAACTTGCAATAAAAGGCATAAATCAGTTTTTGGAACACCTAGCAAATAATTCAAAACTAGAATTCGTCTCCTATGTAACCTTCTCGGGAGAATTTGAAGTACGCGTTGATTTCACCCGCGATTATGACCAAATAAGACATGCAATTAAAAAACAAGTCCATTTTGATAGTTCTAGTTTAGAAACCTTGCTAAAAGGTGTAAACGATGTACTTTCCAGTAATTGGGGGGTTCAAAATCTTTGTCAAGTTGTTGTGTTTACAGATTGTGGTTTAGGGTTTGGTTCAAAATCTTTAATGGCAACAATATGCGGATTAACAACTAATCCAACACAATTTGATTGGTTGCATGGCCTGTCCTCAACAAAACTGAACTTAATTTGCATGGGaataagtagtgaatattatttttcaaaagctgTATCCATATATCAAAAATTTATCGATGTAAGTGGACTGAAAGGAGTTTTATTCCAGCCAAAACAAAACGATCAATCCATCCAGGAAGATTCGAGAAATGTAAGTATTCGCAAAAGTGAACTTGGACGCACGGTTATGCATGAAATTATTGAGCTCTTCTGCGAAAGTAGCTATAAACcgtttgaaacaattttaaaatgtgGTGGGTACTTCCGAATGGAGAGTCCCATTCTTATTTGGCCTCCACCGACGTTGTCCAATGATCAGTCAACAGCTCAACTATTTCTACCTTGCAATAACGTTCAGATATGTGGCTACGTAGGATTGTCAGATATTGGATCACCTGCATCACTTAGTCGGCACTTGATTGTTCCAAAAATGGATCGTGAGAAACACAACAGAAGAAGTTCTGACAAATTTACAAAAACGAGAAATGAGTCCCAGTTTTCTTCAAATGAATTAGAAAAACTAGAGAGCGAAATAcggactttttatttaaaagcggATGGAAACGAGGAAGATTTAACAAGGTCTTCGTCACAATCAGAAAATCAAAGGGAATCTCTTTGCGTTTTGCTGCACGGggcattaaaaattgaaaatatggcTGCTCTTGTTCTGCTTTCGGACAATTGGTTTGGATTCATATACACTTTTGCTGATAGTAAAAAGAAATCTAATCTAATGCTTAACGTTCTACCACAAGAAAATAATGCCATACCTTGGCTAGGAGATCTTCGACAATTTGGAATGATAGATGATTTCTTAATAAATGAGACTTCATCATTTCCAGTAAAATCCGAAAAGCGCAGTTATTCACAAAATTTTGTCATTTGGATTAAACAGTCCAGTTTACAGTCCGATATACAAAAAGTTCTTAGACATGCTAAAAAAATACCAGAAAAGACACAACATTTTTATAAGGAACTCAATCGCATACGTAGAGCGGCACTGTCTATTGGATTTATTGAGCTTATAGAGATTTTAGCAAGTATATTTGAAAGAGAAGTTGTTGGACTACCAAGTTCAACTAATCCTGAATGTACACTTCAGTTAAAGCATTCGGCTATAGAATTAAGAAAGACTGCAggtaaagatttaaaaaattcaataattcctTTAACAAGCGATTTTAATCCTTAG